In Frondihabitans sp. PAMC 28766, a genomic segment contains:
- a CDS encoding SDR family NAD(P)-dependent oxidoreductase, with product MAKTWFVTGAGRGMGRAWVEAALERGDNVVATSRDMTGVDDLHAGYGERMHIETLDVRDREAVLKSVRGAKDRFGSLDFVVDNAGTGHDGVIEDVTEDEARASMETNFFGALWVTQAAVRVMRPQGSGLIVQMSTQGGQMAHAGLGLYHASKWALEGLTEALEHELAGTGVHTILIEPGAALTEWFTRSLTRSPENPAYADVMATRFDLDPALMPPARVVVDAAMIAVCSEEPPTRILLTDQAFDNVTTAVRERLQQWEAWEQVARSATVQQADIDGS from the coding sequence ATGGCCAAGACATGGTTCGTCACCGGGGCAGGGCGCGGAATGGGCCGCGCATGGGTGGAGGCAGCTCTAGAGCGAGGTGACAACGTGGTGGCGACATCACGCGACATGACGGGTGTGGACGATCTTCATGCTGGCTATGGGGAGCGCATGCACATCGAGACCCTGGACGTGAGGGATCGGGAGGCCGTACTGAAGAGCGTCCGCGGGGCAAAGGACCGCTTCGGCAGCCTCGATTTCGTCGTCGACAATGCGGGGACGGGGCATGACGGTGTCATCGAGGACGTGACCGAGGACGAAGCCCGCGCGTCGATGGAGACGAACTTCTTCGGCGCCCTCTGGGTGACGCAGGCCGCCGTGCGCGTCATGCGCCCACAGGGGTCGGGGCTGATCGTGCAGATGTCCACCCAGGGCGGGCAGATGGCTCACGCCGGGCTCGGGCTGTACCACGCGTCCAAGTGGGCGTTGGAAGGCCTGACCGAAGCCCTCGAACACGAACTCGCAGGAACAGGCGTTCACACCATCCTGATCGAGCCCGGCGCAGCCCTGACCGAATGGTTCACCCGCTCGTTGACCCGATCGCCCGAGAATCCCGCCTACGCCGACGTCATGGCGACTCGATTCGACCTCGATCCTGCACTGATGCCACCGGCTCGGGTCGTCGTCGACGCCGCGATGATCGCCGTCTGCTCCGAGGAGCCGCCGACTCGCATCCTGCTGACCGACCAGGCGTTCGACAACGTCACCACCGCCGTCCGCGAGCGTCTCCAGCAGTGGGAGGCGTGGGAGCAGGTCGCCCGATCCGCGACAGTCCAGCAGGCCGACATCGACGGCTCTTGA
- a CDS encoding iron chaperone, with amino-acid sequence MDEFLDSLSPREHRAKLEEILNWVARTWPEMELVVKWNQPMFLHHGTFIIGFSAFPKNIAVAPEPALIDRMRGDIEASGYTTTQRLFRIGWTDPIDYSLLTRIIETQISEKATVTTLWRP; translated from the coding sequence GTGGATGAATTCCTCGACTCACTGAGTCCACGGGAGCATCGGGCGAAATTGGAGGAGATTCTCAACTGGGTCGCCCGGACGTGGCCAGAGATGGAACTCGTCGTCAAGTGGAACCAGCCGATGTTCCTGCACCACGGAACTTTCATCATCGGATTTTCGGCGTTCCCGAAGAACATCGCGGTCGCGCCGGAACCCGCATTGATCGACCGCATGCGCGGCGATATAGAGGCGTCGGGTTACACGACCACTCAGAGACTCTTCCGGATTGGTTGGACCGACCCCATCGACTACTCGCTCTTGACCCGGATCATTGAAACGCAAATATCCGAGAAGGCCACAGTGACAACTCTCTGGCGTCCATAA
- a CDS encoding HAD family hydrolase: MTSAPDVARHESPWLVALDIDGTIMTEGGNISDAVHREIGRLRDEGHQIMIATGRSVDMTLPVIERLNLRSDYVVCSNGAITLGRDDTTDTGYAPVYIEEFDPREVLTTISGSLEGAGYAVEDAHGNMFYKGTFPQAAITDTSHEVSFDELLSVSATRVVVLSPSHSLEEFLQIVEGMGLHKVSYNVGWTAWLDIAPFGVTKATAMERVRGWLDVPAARVMAVGDGRNDIDMLTWASRGGRGVAMGQAPADVIEVASEITGADVDDGLAAVLATL, encoded by the coding sequence GTGACCTCGGCACCCGACGTCGCCCGCCACGAGAGCCCGTGGCTGGTGGCGCTCGACATCGACGGCACGATCATGACCGAGGGCGGCAACATCAGCGACGCCGTGCATCGCGAGATCGGGCGCCTCCGCGACGAGGGCCACCAGATCATGATCGCGACGGGCCGCTCCGTCGACATGACGCTGCCCGTGATCGAGCGGCTGAATCTGCGCTCCGACTACGTGGTGTGCTCGAACGGCGCGATCACGCTCGGCCGCGACGACACCACCGACACCGGTTACGCGCCCGTCTACATCGAAGAGTTCGACCCCCGCGAGGTGCTGACGACGATCAGCGGCAGCCTCGAAGGCGCCGGCTACGCCGTCGAGGACGCCCACGGCAACATGTTCTACAAGGGCACCTTCCCTCAGGCGGCGATCACCGACACCAGCCACGAGGTCTCGTTCGACGAGCTGCTCTCGGTCTCGGCCACCCGCGTCGTCGTGCTCTCGCCGAGCCACTCCCTCGAAGAGTTCCTCCAGATCGTCGAGGGTATGGGCCTGCACAAGGTCTCGTACAACGTCGGCTGGACGGCGTGGCTCGACATCGCCCCGTTCGGCGTGACGAAAGCGACGGCGATGGAGCGCGTGCGAGGCTGGCTCGACGTGCCGGCCGCCCGGGTCATGGCCGTCGGCGACGGTCGCAACGACATCGACATGCTCACCTGGGCGTCGCGTGGCGGCCGCGGTGTCGCCATGGGGCAGGCCCCGGCCGACGTGATCGAGGTGGCGTCCGAGATCACCGGGGCCGACGTCGACGACGGTCTCGCGGCCGTGCTTGCGACGCTCTAG
- the serS gene encoding serine--tRNA ligase, with amino-acid sequence MIDPQLLRDDPDLLKKSQRARGDSEEAVDVALAADVARRAAISIFEDLRAEQNAFGKTVAKAPKDDKAALVAQAQQLAAQVKEAQAASTAADLTFDEAIRAIGNLVIEGVPAGGEEDFVTLRTHGEPKTFDFEPLDHADLGEKLRAIDIKRGTKVSGSRFYFLRGVGARLELGLMNMALDKAIREDFTPLITPTLVRPEIMGGTGYLGAHADEVYYLPADDLYLTGTSEVALAGYHADEILDVTDGPIRYAGWSTCYRREAGAAGKDNRGILRVHQFNKLEMFSYVHPDVAEQEHDRLVSFQEQMLQACELSYRVIDVAAGDLGSSAARKFDIEAWVPTQGTYRELTSTSNCTTFQARRLDIRYRTDSGKTAPVATLNGTLATTRWIVAILETHQQADGSVVVPEALRPFMGGLEILEPVA; translated from the coding sequence GTGATCGATCCCCAGCTGCTCCGCGACGACCCCGACCTCCTCAAGAAGAGTCAGCGGGCCCGGGGCGACTCCGAAGAGGCCGTCGACGTGGCGCTCGCCGCCGACGTCGCCCGCCGCGCCGCCATCTCGATCTTCGAAGACCTCCGAGCCGAGCAGAACGCGTTCGGCAAGACGGTCGCGAAGGCGCCGAAAGACGACAAGGCCGCCCTGGTCGCCCAGGCGCAGCAGCTCGCAGCCCAGGTGAAAGAGGCGCAGGCCGCCTCCACCGCGGCCGACCTCACTTTCGACGAGGCGATCCGTGCCATCGGCAACCTGGTCATCGAGGGTGTGCCCGCCGGTGGCGAAGAAGACTTCGTCACGCTGCGCACCCACGGCGAGCCCAAGACGTTCGACTTCGAGCCGCTCGACCACGCCGACCTCGGCGAGAAGCTCCGTGCGATCGACATCAAGCGCGGCACGAAGGTGTCGGGCTCGCGCTTCTACTTCCTCCGCGGCGTCGGCGCCCGCCTCGAGCTCGGCCTCATGAACATGGCCCTCGACAAGGCCATCCGTGAAGACTTCACCCCGCTCATCACGCCGACCCTGGTGCGCCCCGAGATCATGGGCGGCACCGGCTACCTCGGCGCGCACGCCGACGAGGTCTACTACCTGCCGGCCGACGATCTGTACCTCACTGGCACGAGCGAGGTCGCACTCGCCGGCTACCACGCCGACGAGATCCTCGACGTGACCGACGGGCCGATCCGCTACGCCGGGTGGTCGACGTGCTATCGGCGCGAGGCGGGGGCCGCGGGCAAAGACAACCGTGGCATCCTGCGGGTGCACCAGTTCAACAAGCTCGAGATGTTCAGCTATGTTCACCCGGATGTCGCCGAGCAGGAGCACGATCGCCTGGTGTCGTTCCAAGAGCAGATGCTGCAGGCCTGCGAGCTCAGCTACCGCGTGATCGACGTGGCGGCCGGCGACCTCGGCTCGAGTGCCGCGCGCAAGTTCGACATCGAGGCCTGGGTGCCCACGCAGGGCACGTACCGCGAGCTCACGTCGACCTCCAACTGCACGACCTTCCAGGCCCGCCGCCTCGACATCCGCTACCGCACCGATTCGGGCAAGACTGCGCCCGTCGCGACGCTGAACGGCACTCTGGCGACAACCCGCTGGATCGTCGCCATCCTCGAGACCCACCAGCAGGCCGACGGCTCGGTCGTCGTGCCCGAGGCGCTGCGTCCGTTCATGGGAGGGCTCGAGATCCTCGAGCCGGTCGCATGA
- a CDS encoding diacylglycerol kinase family protein: MSTPTSSAAAPATPDDRPTPDDRPASHDRPASHDRPAAEPEAPRARKTAAVVYNPVKVQLKDIRKSVKKHQKQAGWDETRYYETSIEDPGGGITRMAVEAGADMVIAAGGDGTVRNVAEALRGTDVALGLLPSGTGNLLARNLKLNLDHLDQSIATAFHGVDRRIDLGVVDIENPDGSRDRSVFVVMAGLGLDAQMLANTNDKLKARVGWLAYVDAIIKSLRDNNALNIRYRLDGGDRKTMKTHTIILGNCGLLPGNLMLLPDAAIDDGLFDIVALRPERKIDWVGIWVKVVWENGILRRSRAGRQLMKLAPDLKTVRYMKGKEIVVRLESPQDFELDGDSHGLATAIRAFIDPLALTVRVPE; the protein is encoded by the coding sequence ATGAGCACGCCGACCTCCTCCGCCGCAGCCCCCGCGACGCCCGACGATCGGCCGACGCCCGACGATCGGCCGGCGTCCCACGATCGGCCGGCGTCCCACGATCGGCCGGCGGCCGAGCCCGAAGCCCCGCGCGCGCGCAAGACAGCCGCAGTGGTCTACAACCCCGTCAAGGTGCAGCTCAAAGACATCCGCAAGTCGGTCAAGAAGCACCAGAAGCAGGCCGGCTGGGACGAGACCCGCTATTACGAGACGAGCATCGAGGATCCTGGTGGCGGCATCACCCGCATGGCTGTCGAGGCGGGCGCCGACATGGTCATCGCGGCAGGAGGCGACGGCACGGTCCGCAACGTCGCCGAGGCTCTGCGCGGCACCGACGTCGCCCTGGGCCTCCTGCCTTCCGGCACCGGCAACCTGCTCGCCCGCAACCTCAAGCTGAACCTCGACCATCTCGACCAGTCGATCGCCACGGCCTTCCACGGCGTCGACCGCAGGATCGACCTCGGCGTCGTCGACATCGAGAACCCCGATGGCTCGCGCGACCGCAGCGTGTTCGTGGTGATGGCGGGTCTCGGCCTCGATGCGCAGATGCTCGCCAACACCAACGACAAGCTGAAGGCCCGCGTCGGCTGGCTCGCCTACGTCGACGCGATCATCAAGAGCCTGCGCGACAACAACGCGCTGAACATCCGCTACCGCCTCGACGGCGGCGACCGCAAGACGATGAAGACGCACACGATCATCCTGGGCAACTGCGGGCTGCTGCCCGGCAACCTCATGCTGCTGCCCGATGCCGCCATCGACGACGGCCTCTTCGACATCGTCGCCCTGCGCCCCGAGCGCAAGATCGACTGGGTCGGAATCTGGGTCAAGGTCGTCTGGGAGAACGGCATCCTGCGTCGCAGCCGGGCCGGGCGCCAGCTGATGAAGCTCGCCCCCGACCTCAAGACAGTGCGCTACATGAAGGGCAAAGAGATCGTCGTGCGCCTCGAGTCGCCGCAGGATTTCGAGCTCGACGGCGACTCGCACGGCCTCGCCACGGCGATCCGCGCGTTCATCGACCCGCTGGCGCTGACGGTGCGGGTGCCGGAGTAG
- the pheA gene encoding prephenate dehydratase translates to MPEHASDPQTTYSYLGPAGTFTEAALKQVPEAQGKTWRSVNNVGEALADVVAERSVAAMIAIENSIDGGVSATQDALANVPGLRILGEYLVKVDFVLVARPGTSLADVRVVNAHPVAYAQTRHWLERALPEHAHLPATSNVAAAAALLPAADADAVVGTLADAAVAPPGITDIHPLEVLATSIGDNPNAVTRFVLVGRTAAVPPATGSDKTSIIAELPDDRAGGLLDMLEQFATRGINMSLLQSRPIGDALGRYRFVIDLDGHILDERVADALLGLKRFSPNVIFLGSYPRADREQVTVTPRYDNAAFVEARDWLRAIVVGEPGQ, encoded by the coding sequence CGCCTCCGACCCCCAGACGACCTACTCCTACCTGGGCCCGGCCGGCACATTCACCGAGGCAGCTCTCAAGCAGGTGCCCGAGGCCCAGGGCAAGACCTGGCGCAGCGTCAACAACGTGGGTGAAGCTCTCGCCGACGTCGTGGCCGAGCGCAGCGTCGCCGCGATGATCGCGATCGAGAACTCGATCGACGGCGGGGTCTCGGCGACGCAGGACGCCCTCGCCAACGTGCCCGGCCTGCGGATCCTGGGGGAGTACCTGGTCAAGGTCGACTTCGTGCTCGTGGCACGCCCGGGCACGAGCCTCGCCGACGTGCGGGTGGTCAACGCTCACCCCGTCGCGTACGCCCAGACGCGCCACTGGCTCGAGCGCGCCCTGCCCGAGCACGCGCACCTGCCCGCGACCTCCAATGTCGCTGCTGCTGCCGCCCTGCTGCCGGCGGCCGACGCCGACGCCGTGGTGGGCACGCTCGCCGACGCCGCCGTCGCCCCGCCCGGCATCACCGACATCCACCCGCTCGAGGTGCTCGCGACGAGCATCGGCGACAACCCCAACGCCGTCACGCGGTTCGTGCTCGTGGGCCGCACGGCGGCGGTGCCTCCGGCGACAGGATCCGACAAGACCAGCATCATCGCCGAGCTGCCCGACGACCGCGCCGGCGGTCTGCTCGACATGCTCGAGCAGTTCGCGACCCGCGGCATCAACATGAGCCTGCTGCAGTCGCGGCCCATCGGTGACGCCCTCGGCCGGTACCGCTTCGTCATCGACCTCGACGGGCACATCCTCGACGAGCGCGTGGCCGACGCCCTGCTCGGGCTCAAGCGGTTCAGCCCGAACGTGATCTTCCTCGGCTCGTACCCGCGCGCCGACCGAGAGCAGGTCACCGTCACGCCGCGCTACGACAATGCGGCGTTCGTCGAGGCGCGCGACTGGCTGCGGGCCATCGTCGTCGGCGAGCCCGGCCAGTAG